CGGGCCAGGCCCGAGCAGTCGAGCCCACGCGTCCGCTTGGCCGGACACGGCTTGATCTTGCCGGTGTACCCCTGGCACGTTCCAGTCGACGGTCCTGGACGCTCCTTGTGCCCGCCGCCCCACGAGTAGGGGATGCCCTGGAACTGGTAGGCCAGGATCACGATGCGCGGCATGGCGAGCTGGCGGAGCGGCATCGACGACGGCACCGCCAGCAGCAGGACCAAAAGGGTCAGCGCGCCGTGAGCGAGAGCTTGACGGAGCCGACCGTGACCTTGACGCCGACCGTGCCCCTCGTCTTCGAGGGCCTGGTCGCGATCGTGATCCGAAGTGAGTGGCCGGGATTGACCTTGGGAATGACGCATCGCACCGCCGTACCGCTGAACGAGCAGCCGGGACCCGCCTTGACCACCTTCTGGCCGCCGAACGTCCGTCCAGCGAGCTTGACGTCGGTGACCGGGTGGGGGCCGGTGTTCTTCAGCGTGATCGTGTAGAGCTTCCTGCTCTTGGCCGCGCCCGTGACCGTCACTTCCGCAGGGGGGTTGGCCAGACTCTTGAGCTGCGACTCGGTTCCGTTGAAGGAGTCCTGGCCGCCGACGATGGGGCCCTTGTCGGCTGATTGCCAGAACGTGTGCTTCTTCCATCCTGAAGGCAGTTCGCCCGGTTCGGTGCCCCAGCGGGCCAGCCAGAGCGGGTTCTTGCCGAACTTGGTGGAATCGCCCGTGCAGGTCTTCCACCAGCTCGTCGTGGTGTAGATGATCGCGCGACGCTTGGTCCGCTGGTAGTAGCGGGTGGTGAAGTCGCGGATCCAGGTCACCATG
This window of the Nonomuraea africana genome carries:
- a CDS encoding lysozyme, with the protein product MITVAGLMIPATAHAADGVTGVDVSNWTGDIDWAKVRDSGGKFAFVQATEGVDYRNPRFDAQYGGAAAAGLFRSAYHFAQPHETDGAAQADHFVDNGGAWTSDGQTLPGVLDVEDNPYKDKNGKNTCYDLSPEDMVTWIRDFTTRYYQRTKRRAIIYTTTSWWKTCTGDSTKFGKNPLWLARWGTEPGELPSGWKKHTFWQSADKGPIVGGQDSFNGTESQLKSLANPPAEVTVTGAAKSRKLYTITLKNTGPHPVTDVKLAGRTFGGQKVVKAGPGCSFSGTAVRCVIPKVNPGHSLRITIATRPSKTRGTVGVKVTVGSVKLSLTAR